From Nitrospirota bacterium, the proteins below share one genomic window:
- the gap gene encoding type I glyceraldehyde-3-phosphate dehydrogenase — MAIRVGINGFGRIGRNVLRASLDDPDLQFVAVNDLTDAKTLAYLLKYDSVHGTLKAKVEAKGDQIFVDGKAIKVLAVKDPKELPWKDLDVGYVIESTGRFTDREGAGRHLSAGAKAVIISAPAKDPDVTIVLGVNEHVYDPMAHHIISNASCTTNCLAPVAKVLLENFGIKHGVMTTIHSYTNDQQLLDLPHKDLRRARAAGLSMIPTSTGAAKALHLVLPQLKGKMDGMAIRVPTPNVSLVDLTVETEQDCDAAAVNAAFRRAADGSLKGILQYCEEPIVSIDQKGDPHSATLDAPLTTVIDRRLVKVTAWYDNEWGYSCRVRDLIKFIAARA; from the coding sequence ATGGCTATTCGCGTCGGCATCAACGGATTCGGACGGATCGGACGGAACGTGCTGCGGGCCTCTCTGGACGATCCCGATCTGCAGTTTGTCGCGGTCAACGACCTGACGGACGCCAAGACCCTTGCCTACCTGCTGAAGTATGACTCCGTGCACGGCACGCTCAAAGCCAAGGTTGAGGCCAAAGGCGACCAGATTTTCGTCGACGGCAAGGCGATCAAGGTCTTGGCCGTCAAAGATCCCAAGGAACTTCCCTGGAAAGACCTGGACGTCGGATACGTGATCGAATCGACCGGACGGTTCACGGACCGGGAAGGTGCCGGACGCCACTTGTCGGCGGGAGCCAAGGCCGTCATTATTTCCGCGCCCGCCAAAGACCCCGACGTGACGATCGTGCTCGGCGTGAATGAACACGTGTACGATCCCATGGCTCATCACATCATCTCAAATGCGTCCTGCACGACGAACTGCCTGGCGCCCGTGGCCAAGGTTCTGCTCGAGAATTTCGGCATCAAGCACGGCGTGATGACGACGATCCACTCCTACACGAATGACCAGCAGTTGCTCGACCTCCCTCACAAGGATCTCCGGCGGGCTCGCGCGGCCGGCTTGTCGATGATTCCCACAAGCACCGGCGCGGCCAAAGCGCTGCACCTGGTCCTGCCGCAGCTCAAAGGAAAGATGGACGGGATGGCGATCCGCGTCCCCACGCCGAACGTGTCGCTGGTCGATCTGACCGTCGAAACCGAGCAAGACTGCGACGCCGCGGCCGTCAACGCCGCCTTCAGGCGCGCGGCCGACGGGTCGCTCAAAGGCATTTTGCAGTATTGCGAAGAGCCGATCGTGTCGATCGACCAGAAAGGCGACCCCCACTCCGCAACCCTGGACGCTCCGCTGACGACGGTGATCGATCGCCGCCTCGTCAAGGTCACGGCTTGGTACGACAACGAGTGGGGCTATTCGTGCCGCGTTCGCGATCTCATTAAGTTCATCGCGGCCCGAGCCTGA
- a CDS encoding phosphoglycerate kinase: MHKQTIEDLQLYNKRVIIRADFNVPLDDSLQVADDTRIRSTLPTINRAIDEGAKVILCSHLGRPKGKFDPKLSLAPVAKRLQRWLGKDVVFAPDCVGPAVENVVARMKPGDVLLLENLRFHPGEEKNDDDFSKALASLGDVYINDAFGAAHRAHASIVGIPKFVKESAAGYLLKKEIEYLEGAVENPIRPFVAILGGAKVSGKIGVIENLGKKVDKVIIGGGMAFTFIKAMGLEIGNSLVENDMLDFAKGVQEHAFSRGVKFYLPVDCVVAASREPGAETKIVPVQEIPKDWYALDIGPASVKLFTEAVQNAKTILWNGPMGVFEIDAFARGTMAMAHAVANAYALTIVGGGDTALAVHRAGESESMSFISTGGGAALELLEGKQLPGLVALPDRNP; this comes from the coding sequence CTGCACAAACAGACCATCGAAGACCTTCAACTGTACAACAAGCGCGTCATCATCCGGGCCGACTTCAACGTCCCTCTTGACGACTCGTTGCAGGTGGCCGACGACACCAGGATCCGATCCACGCTGCCGACCATCAACCGCGCGATCGACGAAGGCGCCAAGGTCATCCTCTGCTCGCACCTCGGCCGTCCCAAAGGAAAGTTCGATCCGAAACTCAGCCTGGCCCCGGTGGCCAAGCGACTCCAGCGCTGGCTCGGCAAAGATGTGGTGTTCGCGCCTGACTGCGTCGGTCCAGCGGTCGAGAACGTGGTCGCACGCATGAAGCCCGGCGACGTGCTGCTCCTGGAAAACCTGCGCTTCCATCCCGGGGAGGAGAAAAACGACGACGATTTCTCCAAGGCGTTGGCTTCGCTCGGCGACGTGTACATCAACGACGCCTTCGGCGCCGCGCACCGGGCCCATGCCTCCATCGTCGGCATTCCCAAGTTCGTCAAGGAATCGGCGGCCGGATATCTTCTGAAAAAGGAAATCGAGTACCTGGAGGGCGCGGTCGAGAACCCGATCCGGCCGTTCGTGGCGATTCTGGGCGGCGCGAAGGTGTCCGGCAAAATCGGGGTCATCGAGAACCTGGGCAAGAAAGTCGACAAGGTCATCATCGGTGGCGGTATGGCCTTCACCTTCATCAAGGCGATGGGGTTGGAGATCGGCAACTCGCTCGTCGAAAACGACATGCTCGATTTCGCTAAAGGCGTGCAGGAACACGCTTTCTCGCGCGGGGTGAAGTTTTACCTGCCGGTCGACTGTGTCGTGGCGGCGAGCCGGGAGCCCGGGGCGGAGACCAAGATCGTACCCGTGCAGGAGATTCCGAAGGACTGGTACGCCCTGGACATCGGCCCCGCGTCGGTCAAACTGTTCACCGAAGCGGTGCAGAACGCAAAGACGATCCTGTGGAACGGCCCGATGGGCGTGTTCGAAATCGACGCATTCGCCCGCGGGACGATGGCCATGGCCCATGCGGTCGCCAACGCGTACGCCTTGACCATCGTGGGCGGCGGTGATACGGCCCTGGCCGTGCACCGGGCCGGCGAGTCGGAAAGTATGTCCTTCATTTCCACCGGCGGCGGCGCGGCCCTGGAACTTCTGGAAGGCAAGCAACTCCCCGGCCTGGTCGCCTTGCCCGACCGGAACCCCTGA
- the tpiA gene encoding triose-phosphate isomerase, giving the protein MRRLLIVGNWKMHKTASEAADHVRHLLALIPETIGIEAVLAPPFTALQAVRDALAGDSRFVLAAQNLFWEDQGAFTGEISGPMLKDLGCRYVIAGHSERRQIFGEQDELINRKVRAAVKHGVRPILCVGESATERDADRTDAAVTGQLLKGLAGLRKEDVAAVTIAYEPVWAIGTGRAASPEQAAAVHRTIRKKLAEQWGRDAETAIRVLYGGSVTPQNAASLLANDQIDGALVGGACLDPNAFATILAAAQARAACPR; this is encoded by the coding sequence GTGCGCCGACTGCTCATCGTGGGCAACTGGAAGATGCACAAGACGGCCTCGGAGGCGGCGGACCATGTCCGGCATCTCTTGGCGCTGATCCCGGAGACGATCGGGATCGAAGCGGTCCTCGCGCCGCCGTTCACGGCGTTGCAGGCGGTGCGTGACGCGCTGGCCGGCGATTCTCGCTTCGTCCTTGCCGCGCAGAACCTGTTCTGGGAAGACCAGGGCGCATTCACCGGAGAGATTTCCGGACCGATGTTGAAGGACCTCGGCTGCCGATACGTGATCGCCGGCCATTCAGAACGGCGGCAGATCTTCGGAGAGCAGGACGAACTCATCAACAGAAAGGTGCGCGCCGCCGTGAAACATGGCGTACGGCCGATTCTCTGCGTCGGAGAATCGGCCACCGAGCGTGACGCCGATCGCACCGATGCCGCGGTGACCGGACAGCTTCTGAAGGGACTCGCCGGCCTGCGCAAGGAAGACGTTGCGGCGGTGACCATCGCGTACGAACCGGTGTGGGCCATCGGCACCGGACGGGCCGCTTCGCCGGAACAGGCGGCGGCCGTGCACCGGACGATCCGGAAGAAATTAGCGGAACAGTGGGGACGTGACGCGGAGACCGCGATCCGCGTCCTGTATGGCGGGAGCGTGACGCCGCAGAACGCGGCATCGTTGCTGGCCAACGACCAGATCGACGGCGCATTGGTCGGAGGGGCTTGTCTCGATCCGAACGCCTTTGCTACAATTCTCGCCGCTGCGCAAGCCCGCGCCGCGTGCCCGCGATGA
- the secG gene encoding preprotein translocase subunit SecG: MYTLIVIVHVLVCFLMIGAILLQSGKGAEIGAAFGGSSQTVFGSRGPANFLSKFTVVAAFVFMITSLSLAIMAKERTFSSTVIDLNKKAAPAAPADSSKDSSPSQPAEESKPVSP; encoded by the coding sequence ATGTACACCTTGATCGTGATTGTTCATGTGCTGGTCTGCTTCCTCATGATCGGCGCCATTCTGCTCCAGTCCGGCAAAGGCGCAGAGATCGGCGCCGCCTTCGGCGGCTCCAGCCAGACCGTCTTCGGCAGCCGGGGGCCGGCCAATTTCCTGAGCAAGTTCACCGTCGTCGCCGCTTTCGTGTTCATGATCACGTCGCTGAGCCTCGCCATCATGGCCAAAGAGCGTACGTTCTCTTCCACCGTCATCGACTTGAACAAGAAAGCCGCGCCCGCCGCTCCGGCGGACAGTTCCAAAGACTCCTCACCGAGCCAGCCGGCCGAAGAAAGCAAGCCGGTGAGTCCGTAG
- a CDS encoding branched-chain amino acid transaminase: MQPSDKIWMDGTFVNWADANVHVLTHSLHYGLAAFEGLRCYRGKNGSAIFRLPEHVDRLFESAHIAMIRIPYDKKQVTEAIVETVRVNRLDACYIRPLVYIGYGAMGLYPGENPVRVAIAAWRWGAYLGEEALANGIRARVSSFTRHHVNVSMTRGKISGYYVNSILAKREVKADGYDEAIMLDPEGYVAEGTGENVFIVRRGVLKTTPLTSILEGITRNSVIQLARERGIPVAEERFTRDEMYVADEVFVTGTAAELTPVREIDNRRIGTGKPGPITMGLQKAFFDVVKGEDPSHQAWLTRI, encoded by the coding sequence ATGCAACCCAGCGACAAAATCTGGATGGACGGCACGTTTGTGAATTGGGCGGACGCGAACGTCCACGTCCTGACCCATTCTCTCCACTACGGCTTGGCAGCCTTCGAAGGCCTTCGCTGCTATCGGGGGAAGAACGGCTCGGCCATTTTTCGCCTACCGGAGCATGTCGACCGGCTGTTCGAGTCTGCGCACATCGCCATGATCCGGATACCGTACGATAAAAAGCAGGTGACCGAGGCGATCGTCGAGACCGTGCGGGTGAACAGGCTGGATGCCTGCTACATCCGCCCGCTGGTCTACATCGGCTACGGCGCGATGGGGCTCTATCCGGGGGAGAACCCGGTCCGCGTGGCGATCGCGGCGTGGCGGTGGGGCGCCTATTTGGGAGAAGAGGCGTTGGCCAACGGCATTCGCGCGCGGGTGTCGTCCTTCACGCGGCACCATGTGAACGTCTCGATGACCCGCGGGAAGATCTCCGGTTACTACGTCAACTCGATCCTGGCCAAGCGCGAAGTGAAGGCGGACGGATACGACGAAGCCATCATGCTGGATCCCGAGGGCTATGTTGCGGAAGGGACGGGCGAGAATGTCTTCATCGTCAGGCGCGGCGTGCTCAAGACGACGCCGTTGACTTCCATTCTCGAAGGCATCACGCGGAATTCCGTCATTCAGCTTGCGCGGGAGCGCGGGATTCCGGTGGCAGAGGAACGGTTCACCCGCGACGAAATGTATGTCGCCGACGAAGTGTTCGTGACCGGCACTGCGGCGGAACTCACCCCGGTGCGCGAAATCGACAATCGGCGGATCGGAACCGGCAAGCCCGGTCCGATTACAATGGGTCTCCAGAAGGCGTTCTTTGATGTCGTCAAAGGCGAGGACCCCTCCCACCAGGCGTGGCTGACGAGAATTTAA
- the rplU gene encoding 50S ribosomal protein L21: MYAIVETGGKQYRVEPGTLLQVEALPGEVGGTVELDQVRLVHGDSGFLVGRPVVQGARVLAEIVKHGRARSIMVFKKKRRKNYRRTKGHRQGYTQIRITGIQTA; encoded by the coding sequence ATGTATGCGATCGTGGAGACCGGCGGCAAACAATATCGGGTCGAGCCGGGGACCCTGCTGCAGGTGGAAGCGCTGCCCGGCGAAGTCGGCGGCACGGTCGAATTGGACCAGGTTCGGCTGGTCCACGGCGACAGCGGCTTCCTGGTCGGCCGGCCTGTCGTCCAGGGCGCGCGTGTGCTGGCGGAGATCGTCAAGCACGGGCGAGCCCGCTCGATCATGGTTTTCAAGAAGAAGCGCCGGAAGAACTACCGGCGGACGAAAGGCCACCGGCAGGGCTACACGCAGATTCGGATCACCGGCATCCAGACCGCGTGA
- the rpmA gene encoding 50S ribosomal protein L27, with protein sequence MATNKGGGSSRNGRDSNPQYLGVKAFGGETVKAGSILVRQRGTKFFPGFNVGLGRDHTLFAKIAGVVKFEGGRDRQKVSVYPTTSTE encoded by the coding sequence ATGGCAACGAACAAAGGCGGCGGCTCCTCCCGTAACGGGCGCGACAGCAACCCCCAATATCTCGGCGTCAAGGCGTTCGGCGGCGAAACGGTGAAGGCGGGAAGCATTCTCGTCCGGCAACGCGGGACGAAATTCTTCCCCGGCTTCAATGTCGGCCTGGGGCGGGACCATACGCTGTTCGCGAAGATCGCCGGGGTGGTGAAGTTCGAAGGCGGACGGGACAGGCAAAAAGTGAGCGTGTATCCGACCACCTCGACCGAGTAG
- the obgE gene encoding GTPase ObgE — MFVDEVRIFVKAGRGGDGVCSFRREKYVPHGGPDGGDGGNGGNVILVASHRLSTLLDLRYQQHYEAEAGRPGEGSNRHGRTGDDVVIPVPVGTMVFDDETGEVLADLAADGDSFVAARGGRGGRGNSHFATPTNRVPTRFEHGTPGEERWLRLELKLLADVGLVGLPNAGKSTLIAAISAAHPKIADYPFTTLTPNLGVVRLGEDRSFVVADIPGLIEGAHQGKGLGFQFLRHIERTSFLLHLVDVSESAPDDPIAAFEVMRKELAAYDATLKAKPFAVVGTKVDIRESGARLERLRTYCKRHRFKFFPISAVTREGLEEVVRFVGQKVDALRKEPCATNS, encoded by the coding sequence ATGTTTGTCGATGAAGTCCGCATCTTCGTGAAGGCCGGGCGCGGCGGGGACGGCGTCTGCAGTTTTCGCCGCGAAAAGTACGTCCCGCACGGAGGGCCGGACGGTGGAGACGGCGGCAACGGCGGCAACGTGATCCTGGTCGCCTCGCACCGGCTCAGCACCCTCCTAGACCTGCGGTATCAGCAGCATTACGAGGCTGAGGCCGGCCGGCCGGGAGAAGGGTCCAACCGCCACGGCCGCACGGGCGACGATGTCGTCATTCCGGTCCCGGTCGGCACGATGGTTTTCGACGACGAGACCGGCGAGGTGCTGGCCGATCTGGCCGCGGACGGTGATTCCTTCGTCGCAGCCCGCGGCGGGCGCGGCGGGCGCGGCAATTCCCATTTCGCGACGCCCACGAATCGCGTGCCGACGCGTTTCGAACACGGGACGCCCGGCGAAGAGCGATGGCTGCGCCTCGAACTCAAACTGCTGGCAGATGTCGGCCTGGTCGGCTTGCCCAACGCCGGCAAGTCCACTTTGATCGCCGCCATTTCCGCCGCGCATCCCAAGATCGCCGACTATCCGTTCACGACGCTGACTCCCAACCTCGGCGTGGTCCGCCTGGGCGAAGACCGCAGTTTCGTCGTCGCGGACATTCCCGGCCTGATCGAAGGCGCTCACCAGGGCAAGGGGCTGGGCTTCCAATTCCTCCGGCACATCGAGCGGACGTCGTTCTTGCTGCACCTGGTGGACGTGTCGGAGTCCGCGCCGGACGATCCCATCGCCGCCTTCGAGGTCATGCGGAAGGAACTGGCGGCCTATGACGCGACGCTCAAAGCCAAACCCTTCGCGGTCGTCGGGACCAAGGTGGACATCCGCGAGTCCGGCGCGCGCCTGGAGCGTCTGCGGACCTATTGCAAGCGGCACCGCTTCAAATTCTTTCCGATCTCGGCCGTGACCCGGGAAGGCCTCGAGGAGGTCGTGCGTTTCGTCGGCCAGAAAGTGGACGCGTTGAGGAAGGAACCGTGCGCGACGAACTCCTGA
- the proB gene encoding glutamate 5-kinase: MRDELLKQAKRIVIKIGSSLVASRDSGLRPEQIDRLADEIASLRTDGREVLIVSSGAIVSGIKKLGLKTYPKNLPVKQAAAAVGQSRLMWAYEKAFERVGLKVAQILLTHQDLADRRRFLNARHTLTTLIEFGVVPIINENDTVAVDEIRFGDNDTLAGDVAHLVDADLLVILSDVDGLYTEDPRRNPSATLIPLIPDITDDIERRAGLSSTFEGTGGMATKVRAAKKVAEYGVATLILNGEKAGLLPAVFAGQPGGSLFLARSRRLTSRKQWIAFTLRARGSLKLDDGAVEALTKRGKSLLASGIIDVVGQFEAGDPVACTDRDGKEFAKGLVNFSSETLARIKGLKTSEIQQLLGQQEYEEVIHRDNLVIL, translated from the coding sequence GTGCGCGACGAACTCCTGAAGCAAGCCAAACGGATCGTCATCAAGATCGGAAGCAGCCTGGTCGCCTCGCGCGATTCCGGACTGCGTCCGGAGCAGATCGACCGGTTGGCGGACGAGATCGCCTCGCTCAGGACGGACGGGCGGGAGGTTTTGATCGTCTCGTCCGGCGCGATCGTGTCGGGCATCAAGAAACTCGGCCTCAAAACCTATCCGAAGAATCTGCCGGTCAAGCAGGCCGCCGCGGCGGTCGGCCAAAGTCGGTTGATGTGGGCCTACGAGAAAGCCTTCGAGCGCGTGGGGCTCAAGGTCGCCCAGATCCTGCTCACGCATCAGGACTTGGCCGACCGGCGGCGCTTTCTCAACGCCCGCCACACGCTGACCACATTGATCGAATTCGGCGTAGTGCCCATCATCAACGAAAACGACACGGTGGCGGTGGACGAGATCCGGTTCGGCGACAACGACACCTTGGCCGGCGACGTCGCCCACCTGGTGGATGCCGACCTGTTGGTGATTCTCTCCGACGTCGACGGGCTTTACACCGAGGACCCGCGGCGCAATCCCTCGGCGACGTTGATTCCGCTCATCCCGGACATCACGGACGACATCGAGCGCCGCGCCGGCCTGTCTTCAACGTTCGAGGGCACGGGCGGTATGGCGACGAAGGTGCGCGCCGCCAAGAAGGTGGCCGAGTACGGCGTGGCGACGTTGATCCTCAACGGGGAAAAGGCCGGGCTGTTGCCGGCCGTGTTCGCCGGACAGCCGGGCGGCAGTCTGTTTCTGGCTCGCAGCCGCCGCTTGACCAGCCGCAAACAGTGGATCGCCTTCACCCTGCGCGCCCGGGGATCGCTCAAGCTCGACGACGGCGCGGTCGAGGCGCTCACGAAACGGGGCAAGAGCCTGCTGGCCTCGGGCATCATCGACGTGGTCGGCCAGTTCGAAGCCGGAGACCCGGTCGCCTGCACGGACCGGGACGGCAAAGAGTTCGCAAAGGGGTTGGTGAACTTCTCATCCGAAACTCTGGCCCGCATCAAAGGCCTGAAGACATCAGAGATCCAACAACTCCTCGGACAGCAGGAATATGAGGAGGTCATTCACCGGGATAATCTGGTGATCCTCTAG
- the nadD gene encoding nicotinate-nucleotide adenylyltransferase, producing MRLGLFGGTFNPIHICHLAIAAQTRDRMGLDRVLFIPTGDPPHKPPGVLAPAEHRCEMVRLAIAGEPTFALTDIEIRRPTKSYSIDTVRELHRDYGASTALFFIIGLDAFLDFDSWREAPTLLRLCHFVVVSRPGALFRSFEKVSLLPPIEPAQLSELDADRKDRVDVQIPGGRGLSLLRLPPCMVSASDIRNRIRQRLSLANLLPTPVESYIIQHKLYLEDADRTGV from the coding sequence ATGCGTCTCGGCTTATTCGGCGGCACGTTCAATCCGATCCACATCTGCCATCTGGCGATCGCCGCGCAGACGCGGGACCGGATGGGGCTCGACCGGGTTCTCTTCATCCCCACCGGCGATCCGCCGCACAAGCCGCCGGGCGTGCTCGCGCCGGCCGAGCACCGCTGCGAAATGGTCCGGCTCGCCATCGCCGGCGAACCGACCTTCGCCCTCACCGACATCGAGATCCGCCGTCCGACGAAATCCTATTCGATCGACACGGTTCGGGAGCTGCACCGCGACTACGGCGCATCGACGGCGCTCTTCTTCATCATCGGCCTCGACGCGTTTCTTGACTTTGATAGTTGGCGGGAGGCGCCGACCCTGCTGCGCCTCTGTCATTTCGTCGTCGTCTCGCGGCCCGGCGCGTTGTTCCGCTCGTTCGAGAAGGTCTCGTTGCTGCCGCCGATCGAACCCGCGCAGCTTTCCGAGCTGGACGCCGATCGGAAGGACCGCGTCGATGTGCAGATTCCCGGCGGCCGCGGCCTCTCGCTGCTCCGCCTTCCGCCCTGCATGGTCTCCGCTTCGGACATTCGCAACCGCATCCGGCAGCGACTCAGCCTGGCGAATCTGTTGCCCACCCCTGTTGAATCCTATATAATTCAGCACAAGCTCTACCTGGAGGACGCCGATCGTACTGGAGTCTAA
- the rsfS gene encoding ribosome silencing factor gives MARASLDKKASDVLVLHVAKLTSVTDYLVLCSGESERQVKAIADNVDAVLSAQRSAPLSIEGTSASNWILMDFGDVVAHVFRKDVREHYALEKLWADAKRVRLPSKGSSGPAPVRQTLRVRPPRVRSTKQA, from the coding sequence ATTGCGCGGGCATCCCTCGACAAAAAAGCCTCCGATGTCCTGGTTCTCCACGTTGCGAAACTGACCTCCGTCACCGATTATCTGGTTCTGTGTTCCGGGGAATCGGAACGTCAAGTCAAGGCCATCGCGGACAACGTGGACGCGGTCCTCTCGGCGCAGCGCTCCGCGCCACTCAGTATTGAAGGCACCTCCGCGTCCAACTGGATTCTGATGGACTTCGGTGACGTGGTCGCGCACGTGTTCCGCAAAGACGTGCGTGAACACTACGCGCTGGAAAAGCTGTGGGCCGATGCCAAACGAGTTCGGCTACCCTCGAAAGGTTCGTCCGGCCCGGCCCCGGTCCGGCAGACTCTGCGGGTCCGTCCGCCGCGGGTCCGGTCGACGAAGCAGGCCTAA
- a CDS encoding tetratricopeptide repeat protein, whose product MFRLLLTIFLVSAGIFIYGYFRELNPGTITIRTSPTDTFELSPVTLVLVSMAGGAFIVTLLVGMRETVHFIGTWQSNRLLRRKEKVDALHREGTHAFMSKRTAEAISLFEKALALDPNRTDSLLWLGNIYRSENNYAEAIRLHQHAHRVDARNIEVLLELAKDLECAKRYEDALQALQDILKIEPDNLTALIRKRDLFIRLEKWADALEIQHRLLKANLSEADKRAETNLLVGCMYEVGRQLLERGHPEKARRYFRGAIKKDRGFLPAYIGLGEILVREGKVKNAVEILKKVYAKTKNVIILHRLEELYLELSEPAEIIRVYQEAVQQDPRNPVLQFYLGKLYYRLEMVDEAYDVLSTIEGPQDQMVDYHKIMANLYLRKQHVLQAVAELKKALGFKKRVVVPYVCTHCQHEIIEWSGRCRRCGLWNTYVALPWVDTGKPCVDQDHPLPSLRAVPYQGIASPFETV is encoded by the coding sequence ATGTTTCGGCTGTTGCTCACTATCTTCCTGGTCAGCGCCGGCATCTTCATCTACGGCTATTTCCGCGAACTGAACCCCGGCACCATTACCATCCGCACAAGCCCGACCGACACCTTTGAATTGAGTCCGGTCACGCTCGTCCTGGTGTCAATGGCGGGAGGGGCGTTCATCGTCACCCTGCTGGTCGGCATGCGCGAAACGGTTCACTTCATCGGCACCTGGCAGAGCAATCGCCTGCTGCGGCGTAAAGAAAAAGTCGATGCGCTCCACCGCGAAGGCACCCATGCCTTCATGTCGAAGCGCACGGCCGAGGCCATCAGTCTCTTCGAAAAGGCCTTGGCCCTCGATCCGAACCGCACCGATTCTCTGCTCTGGCTGGGCAATATCTACCGCTCGGAGAACAATTACGCCGAAGCGATCCGGCTTCACCAACACGCACACCGGGTGGACGCGCGGAACATCGAGGTGCTGCTGGAACTGGCCAAGGACCTCGAGTGCGCCAAGCGGTACGAAGACGCGCTCCAAGCCTTGCAGGACATCCTGAAGATCGAGCCGGACAATCTGACCGCCCTGATCCGCAAGCGGGACCTCTTCATCCGGTTGGAGAAATGGGCCGATGCGCTCGAAATCCAACACCGCCTGCTCAAAGCCAACCTCTCGGAGGCCGACAAACGGGCCGAAACCAACCTCCTGGTCGGCTGCATGTACGAAGTCGGACGCCAACTGCTCGAACGCGGCCATCCGGAAAAGGCCCGTCGCTACTTCCGCGGCGCCATCAAGAAGGACCGAGGATTCCTGCCCGCCTACATCGGCCTGGGTGAAATTCTTGTCAGGGAAGGCAAGGTCAAGAACGCCGTCGAGATCCTCAAGAAGGTCTACGCCAAAACGAAGAACGTTATCATCCTCCACCGGCTCGAGGAGCTGTATCTGGAACTGAGCGAGCCGGCCGAGATCATTCGGGTGTATCAAGAAGCCGTCCAACAGGACCCACGCAACCCGGTGCTGCAGTTCTATCTTGGCAAACTCTACTACCGGCTGGAGATGGTCGATGAAGCATACGATGTACTCTCGACGATCGAAGGACCGCAGGATCAAATGGTCGATTATCACAAGATCATGGCCAACCTCTACTTGCGCAAACAGCACGTGCTGCAGGCGGTGGCCGAACTGAAAAAAGCGCTCGGCTTCAAAAAGCGCGTCGTCGTGCCCTACGTCTGCACCCACTGTCAGCATGAAATCATCGAATGGTCGGGCCGCTGCCGTCGCTGCGGCCTCTGGAATACCTACGTCGCCTTGCCATGGGTAGACACCGGCAAGCCCTGCGTCGATCAGGACCACCCGCTGCCCAGTCTCCGCGCCGTGCCTTATCAGGGCATTGCATCTCCGTTCGAAACCGTGTAG
- the bioB gene encoding biotin synthase BioB has translation MNYQALAEKALQDEMLTREECRSVLKAPDEELLALLQAAFRVRERYFGKTVRLQMLLNAKSGACQEDCHYCSQSSISTATIERYGLLPRERMVEGARRAAAGKAQRYCIVISGRSPLDREITEIADAVKAIKREIPIQICCSLGLLNEEQARQLKAAGVDRINHNLNTSEAYHPSICTTHTFQDRLATIRNARSAGLEICSGGIVGMGERDDDIIDLALALRDVKPDSIPLNTLHPVPGTPLDHCRNLTPQRCLKVLCLFRFLHPRTEIRIAGGREFNLRSLQPLALYPADSMFVDGYLTTPGQPAPEVWQMIADLGFTIEVQYSRSHIHEEPVTTHRSGIV, from the coding sequence ATGAATTACCAGGCTCTGGCCGAGAAAGCTTTGCAGGATGAAATGCTCACGCGGGAAGAGTGCCGGTCCGTTTTGAAGGCGCCCGATGAAGAACTGCTGGCCCTGCTCCAAGCCGCCTTCCGCGTCCGCGAACGTTACTTCGGCAAGACCGTCCGACTTCAGATGTTGCTGAACGCCAAGAGCGGCGCCTGTCAGGAGGACTGTCACTACTGTTCGCAGTCCTCGATCTCAACCGCCACGATCGAACGTTACGGTTTGTTGCCTCGGGAGCGGATGGTTGAAGGCGCCAGGCGGGCGGCGGCGGGAAAGGCGCAGCGCTATTGCATTGTGATCAGCGGGCGCAGTCCGCTGGATCGGGAGATTACCGAGATCGCCGACGCAGTGAAGGCCATCAAGCGGGAGATTCCCATTCAGATTTGCTGTTCGCTGGGATTGCTGAATGAAGAGCAGGCCCGGCAGCTCAAGGCCGCCGGTGTGGATCGGATCAATCACAACCTGAACACGAGCGAGGCCTACCATCCCTCGATCTGCACGACCCACACGTTCCAAGATCGGCTGGCGACGATCCGCAACGCCCGATCCGCCGGCCTCGAAATTTGCTCGGGCGGCATTGTCGGTATGGGTGAACGGGATGACGACATCATCGATCTGGCCTTGGCTCTGCGCGACGTGAAACCGGACTCCATCCCCCTGAACACGCTGCATCCGGTCCCCGGCACGCCCTTGGACCACTGTCGGAACCTTACGCCGCAGCGCTGCCTGAAAGTGCTGTGCCTCTTCCGCTTCCTCCACCCGCGGACGGAAATCCGGATCGCCGGCGGACGCGAATTCAATCTTCGTTCGCTGCAGCCGCTCGCGCTCTACCCCGCCGACTCGATGTTCGTGGACGGCTACCTCACCACCCCGGGGCAACCGGCCCCGGAAGTGTGGCAGATGATCGCCGACCTGGGGTTCACCATCGAAGTGCAATACAGCCGATCTCATATTCATGAGGAACCGGTGACTACCCACCGGTCCGGAATTGTGTGA